Proteins from a single region of Hermetia illucens chromosome 3, iHerIll2.2.curated.20191125, whole genome shotgun sequence:
- the LOC119651886 gene encoding ATPase H(+)-transporting accessory protein 2 — MLGAAIIFPAIFALACATGEFSVLWSPNPIVFKGDEKLNSAYLSDVYAASLGRSVSGFTQWSGLYISDPFNLPKSAVTIVVNGETHLKLSDKVKTFKLSGSDAGESLNALTSIMNVVDIDLSQDVSQLDQFAEVFGVLDTSNIPKETSDLKPQLHSEDKLFLQQIAVINQLADVLKRNDQLPTFTVIQTSLLPIRRAHGEKSAAMHEAEQLLAEALENLASSLRARQPNVLVTAVATRGDLARSRRQATQDDKITVSTINLATNYNEDYPVIFNIILWFMIVLAFSLLAISYAIATMDPGRDSIIYRMTSTRMKKDN, encoded by the exons ATGTTGGGCGcagcaataatttttccagcgatTTTCGCATTGG CATGTGCCACTGGGGAATTTTCCGTCCTTTGGTCGCCGAATCCAATTGTTTTCAAGGGAGACGAGAAGCTAAATAGTGCCTACTTGAGCGATGTATATGCTGCGTCCTTGGGCAGGTCGGTATCTGGTTTTACACAATGGTCCGGCCTGTACATTAGTGACCCCTTCAATCTGCCCAAGTCGGCCGTCACGATCGTCGTGAATGGGGAAACTCATCTGAAGCTGAGCGATAAAGTAAAGACCTTCAAACTTTCTGGATCAGATGCAGGAGAGTCCCTGAATGCACTCACATCAATTATGAATGTGGTTGACATCGATTTGAGCcaagacgtttcccag CTTGATCAGTTTGCTGAAGTGTTTGGCGTTCTGGATACATCGAACATTCCAAAGGAAACTTCAGATTTGAAGCCACAACTACATTCCGAGGACAAGTTATTCCTCCAACAAATTGCTGTCATTAACCAATTGGCGGACGTTCTGAAGCGCAACGACCAACTTCCCACATTTACCGTCATCCAAACATCACTCCTCCCTATTCGCAGAGCACATGGTGAAAAGTCGGCAGCTATGCACGAAGCTGAACAGCTTCTAGCTGAAGCTCTGGAGAACTTAGCAAGCTCACTACGTGCTCGCCAGCCAAATGTTCTTGTTACAGCTGTCGCCACACGCGGTGACCTTGCACGTAGCAGGCGGCAAGCGACTCAGGACGATAAGATCACTGTAAGCACAATCAACCTTGCAACCAACTACAACGAGGATTACCCAGTGATTTTCAATATCATTTTGTGGTTCATGATCGTATTGGCTTTCTCATTGTTGGCGATTTCCTATGCAATCGCCACCATGGACCCTGGTCGTGATTCGATCATTTACCGTATGACCTCAACGAGGATGAAGAAAGACAACTAA
- the LOC119651314 gene encoding probable peptidyl-tRNA hydrolase 2 has product MSDKMLDTSQLVNGVAILLSFYVGYKYGISNLQKKSKDDPGTSSENKNSPTFSYSDFGDYKMLLVVRNDLKMGKGKIAAQCGHAAVGAYQSAMRRCPQMVRSWENSGCAKIAVKVENERELMDIKKAAQANNFNTCLIRDAGRTQIEPNSKTVLAIGPAPSADLDKVTRHLKLL; this is encoded by the exons ATGTCTGACAAAATGTTAGATACATCGCAGCTCGTTAATGGAGTGGCgattttactttcattttatGTTGGGTACAAATACGGAATATCAAATCTCCAGAAAAAGTCGAAGGATGATCCGGGAACGTCGTCTGAAAACAAGAATTCTCCCACATTC TCGTACTCAGATTTCGGCGATTATAAAATGCTCCTCGTTGTTCGAAATGATTTGAAAATGGGAAAAGGCAAAATTGCTGCCCAATGCGGCCATGCAGCCGTTGGTGCCTATCAATCTGCAATGCGTCGTTGCCCACAAATGGTTCGAAGCTGGGAGAATAGCGGATGTGCCAAAATTGCTGTGAAG GTGGAGAACGAACGAGAGCTTATGGATATTAAAAAGGCAGCACAAGCCAATAATTTCAACACATGCCTTATACGTGATGCAGGACGTACTCAAATAGAACCTAATTCCAAAACAGTATTGGCGATTGGACCAGCTCCATCAGCCGACCTTGACAAAGTAACGCGGCatttaaaattactttga
- the LOC119650861 gene encoding LIM and senescent cell antigen-like-containing domain protein 1 isoform X1 translates to MPPVVGVTQHMSLETMSCTRCGDGFEPHEKIVNSNGELWHTQCFVCAQCFRPFQDGVYYEFEGRKYCERDFHVLFAPCCNKCGEFVIGRVIKAMAANWHPQCFRCQMCAKELADCGFIRNQNRALCHECNAKVKEVGMGKYMCNKCHGMIDDAPLRFRGEVYHGYHFNCTACGVELDSTAREVKSRPGFAANDMNELYCLRCHDKMGIPICGACRRPIEERVVTALGKHWHVEHFVCAKCEKPFLGHRHYEKRGLAYCETHYHQLFGNLCFVCNQVISGDVFTALNKAWCVHHFACSVCDTKMTQKSKFYEYDEKPVCKKCYERFPGELRRRLRTAHENTMKKTA, encoded by the exons AGTTACCCAACACATGTCGCTAGAAACGATGTCATGTACCCGTTGTGGGGACGGGTTCGAACCCCacgaaaaaattgtgaactccaACGGAGAATTGTGGCACACACAATGTTTTGT CTGCGCCCAATGTTTCCGGCCATTTCAAGATGGTGTTTACTACGAGTTCGAAGGGCGTAAATATTGCGAGAGAGACTTTCACGTCCTTTTTGCCCCATGTTGTAACAAGTGCGGTGAATTCGTAATCGGACGTGTGATTAAGGCAATGGCAGCTAATTGGCATCCGCAGTGTTTCCGATGCCAGATGTGTGCAAAGGAATTAGCTGACTGTGGGTTTATTCGTAACCAA AATCGCGCCCTATGCCACGAGTGCAATGCCAAGGTTAAAGAAGTCGGGATGGGCAAATACATGTGTAATAAGTGCCA TGGAATGATCGATGATGCGCCCCTACGGTTTCGAGGCGAGGTTTACCACGGTTACCATTTCAACTGCACTGCCTGTGGCGTTGAATTGGACTCTACCGCGAGGGAAGTTAAAAGTCGTCCTGGGTTTGCAGCTAATGATATG aatGAACTGTATTGCCTTCGTTGCCACGACAAAATGGGTATTCCGATTTGTGGAGCATGTCGCCGTCCAATCGAAGAGCGGGTTGTAACAGCTCTGGGCAAACATTGGCATGTTGAG CATTTCGTCTGTGCCAAATGTGAGAAACCCTTCCTGGGTCATCGTCACTATGAAAAACGTGGGCTTGCCTATTGTGAAACGCATTATCATCAGTTATTTGGCAACTTGTGCTTTGTATGCAACCAAGTTATATCCGGAGATG TATTCACAGCGTTGAATAAGGCGTGGTGTGTTCATCACTTTGCTTGTTCCGTATGTGATACAAAAATGACTCAAAAGTCGAAATTCTACGAATACGATGAAAAGCCAGTTTGCAAGAAGTGTTACGAGAGATTTCCAGGTGAATTGCGACGTCGTCTGCGTACAGCGCATGAGAACACTATGAAGAAAACTGCATAG
- the LOC119650861 gene encoding LIM and senescent cell antigen-like-containing domain protein 1 isoform X2 — MSLETMSCTRCGDGFEPHEKIVNSNGELWHTQCFVCAQCFRPFQDGVYYEFEGRKYCERDFHVLFAPCCNKCGEFVIGRVIKAMAANWHPQCFRCQMCAKELADCGFIRNQNRALCHECNAKVKEVGMGKYMCNKCHGMIDDAPLRFRGEVYHGYHFNCTACGVELDSTAREVKSRPGFAANDMNELYCLRCHDKMGIPICGACRRPIEERVVTALGKHWHVEHFVCAKCEKPFLGHRHYEKRGLAYCETHYHQLFGNLCFVCNQVISGDVFTALNKAWCVHHFACSVCDTKMTQKSKFYEYDEKPVCKKCYERFPGELRRRLRTAHENTMKKTA, encoded by the exons ATGTCGCTAGAAACGATGTCATGTACCCGTTGTGGGGACGGGTTCGAACCCCacgaaaaaattgtgaactccaACGGAGAATTGTGGCACACACAATGTTTTGT CTGCGCCCAATGTTTCCGGCCATTTCAAGATGGTGTTTACTACGAGTTCGAAGGGCGTAAATATTGCGAGAGAGACTTTCACGTCCTTTTTGCCCCATGTTGTAACAAGTGCGGTGAATTCGTAATCGGACGTGTGATTAAGGCAATGGCAGCTAATTGGCATCCGCAGTGTTTCCGATGCCAGATGTGTGCAAAGGAATTAGCTGACTGTGGGTTTATTCGTAACCAA AATCGCGCCCTATGCCACGAGTGCAATGCCAAGGTTAAAGAAGTCGGGATGGGCAAATACATGTGTAATAAGTGCCA TGGAATGATCGATGATGCGCCCCTACGGTTTCGAGGCGAGGTTTACCACGGTTACCATTTCAACTGCACTGCCTGTGGCGTTGAATTGGACTCTACCGCGAGGGAAGTTAAAAGTCGTCCTGGGTTTGCAGCTAATGATATG aatGAACTGTATTGCCTTCGTTGCCACGACAAAATGGGTATTCCGATTTGTGGAGCATGTCGCCGTCCAATCGAAGAGCGGGTTGTAACAGCTCTGGGCAAACATTGGCATGTTGAG CATTTCGTCTGTGCCAAATGTGAGAAACCCTTCCTGGGTCATCGTCACTATGAAAAACGTGGGCTTGCCTATTGTGAAACGCATTATCATCAGTTATTTGGCAACTTGTGCTTTGTATGCAACCAAGTTATATCCGGAGATG TATTCACAGCGTTGAATAAGGCGTGGTGTGTTCATCACTTTGCTTGTTCCGTATGTGATACAAAAATGACTCAAAAGTCGAAATTCTACGAATACGATGAAAAGCCAGTTTGCAAGAAGTGTTACGAGAGATTTCCAGGTGAATTGCGACGTCGTCTGCGTACAGCGCATGAGAACACTATGAAGAAAACTGCATAG